In Streptomyces sp. NBC_00433, a single genomic region encodes these proteins:
- a CDS encoding SDR family oxidoreductase, with translation MDERTALVTGANKGIGKHIARLLAAEGLTVYVGSRDPGRGQRAVEEIGAGARLLVLDVTDPDGIAQAAVQMDRLDVLVNNAGISPSLAPPTDTGVEEYRRTYETNVFGVVAVTNAFLPALRRSPRPRIVNISSGTASLAWSTTPNPQFTPGSGGGGAYRSSKAALNALTVLYAQTLAEDGFKVNALAPGLRATDLNPRAAAAGGDPAEAAQGALRLALLPDDGPTGGFFSWDGTPVPW, from the coding sequence ATGGACGAACGCACAGCTCTGGTCACCGGTGCCAACAAGGGCATCGGCAAGCATATCGCCCGGCTGCTCGCCGCCGAGGGCCTCACCGTGTACGTGGGCTCCCGTGACCCCGGGCGCGGGCAGCGGGCCGTCGAGGAGATCGGAGCCGGGGCCCGTCTGCTGGTCCTCGACGTGACAGATCCCGACGGCATCGCACAGGCCGCGGTTCAGATGGACCGCTTGGACGTGCTGGTCAACAACGCCGGCATCTCGCCGTCACTCGCCCCGCCGACCGACACCGGCGTCGAGGAGTACCGGCGCACATACGAGACCAATGTGTTCGGGGTAGTGGCGGTGACCAACGCCTTCCTGCCCGCCCTGCGCCGGTCCCCGCGCCCGCGCATAGTCAACATTTCCAGTGGCACGGCGTCGCTGGCCTGGAGCACCACCCCCAACCCCCAGTTCACTCCGGGAAGCGGCGGCGGCGGCGCCTACCGGTCGTCCAAGGCCGCCCTCAATGCCCTCACCGTCCTCTACGCCCAGACGCTGGCCGAGGACGGCTTCAAGGTCAACGCGCTCGCCCCCGGCCTGCGGGCCACCGATCTCAACCCCCGGGCCGCCGCTGCCGGCGGCGACCCGGCCGAGGCCGCGCAGGGTGCCCTCCGCCTGGCCCTGCTGCCGGACGACGGCCCCACCGGTGGCTTCTTCTCCTGGGACGGAACGCCCGTGCCCTGGTGA